Proteins encoded in a region of the Dreissena polymorpha isolate Duluth1 chromosome 6, UMN_Dpol_1.0, whole genome shotgun sequence genome:
- the LOC127835286 gene encoding uncharacterized protein LOC127835286, with product MGSNFIQLNYDGNKTVKTSPINLSSQPRPVNLKLLVSVDLTKTGDDDKEPLLPGLDFLPDGRLVAVDNTNKKCILLNERLQILGTPFMFEINPLGVVCVSHDTLCVTVGGYKEVLLLSVSTDNTIILTRVISLLGSYPVEMIWPHTICVSKDGTRMAVSGGSEGAKKLQLFKISPAMS from the exons ATGGGAAGCAATTTCATACAACTGAATTATGATGGCAACAAGACAG tgAAGACCAGTCCCATTAACTTATCATCCCAACCAAGGCCGGTTAATCTGAAGCTGCTCGTATCCGTGGATCTAACAAAGACTGGAGATGATGATAAGGAGCCTCTCCTCCCTGGACTGGACTTCCTGCCGGACGGGAGACTGGTAGCCGTGGATAACACCAACAAGAAATGTATACTACTGAATGAGCGACTACAGATACTCGGAACACCGTTCATGTTCGAGATTAACCCACTTGGCgtagtatgtgtgtctcatgatacACTGTGTGTAACTGTTGGTGGTTATAAAGAAGTACTACTCCTGTCTGTGAGTACAGACAATACCATCATACTGACGAGGGTAATTAGCCTACTCGGATCCTACCCAGTGGAAATGATTTGGCCGCACACCATATGTGTGTCTAAGGATGGCACTAGGATGGCTGTGTCTGGCGGCTCTGAAGGCGCCAAGAAACTTCAGCTGTTTAAGATATCACCGGCGATGAGTTAG
- the LOC127835706 gene encoding E3 ubiquitin/ISG15 ligase TRIM25-like, with protein MASRIFQDSNKNNAGDFIGESTVTQSCEPCMKTNISKAATVFCKDCDEFLCDTCKNPHIVYKPGQHNIVNIKDNKSAPDIIDMKGIDKCHEHEREIEFFCQDHSKLCCSSCVLIHRKCDQVDEIAKVSRQARPELQALKQTLIKLQSEADAIIADCEQSETDVNESFAKISSEVDEMRDRIIQLFEDAKQKFITEASELKTAETKTIGNKRDASSKVKDEISKVLSMCSVVLENGTPSQQYIYSDSIKEKRKTIESIIYDQRKIKDASTVTVSFQKS; from the coding sequence ATGGCTTCTAGAATATTTCAGgattcaaacaaaaacaatgcAGGAGACTTTATTGGCGAAAGTACAGTGACACAATCATGTGAGCCTTGTATGAAAACCAACATATCAAAAGCTGCAACGGTTTTCTGCAAGGATTGTGATGAATTTTTATGTGATACGTGCAAAAATCCGCACATCGTGTATAAGCCAGGTCAGCATaacattgtcaatataaaggaCAATAAATCTGCGCCCGATATAATCGACATGAAAGGAATTGACAAGTGTCACGAGCATGAGCGAGAAATAGAGTTTTTCTGTCAGGATCATTCTAAGCTGTGTTGCAGTTCATGCGTTCTCATTCACAGGAAATGTGACCAAGTGGATGAAATAGCCAAAGTATCCAGACAAGCACGACCTGAGCTTCAAGCATTAAAACAAACGTTGATAAAATTGCAATCCGAGGCTGACGCTATTATAGCGGATTGTGAGCAGTCGGAAACTGACGTAAATGAGTCCTTTGCAAAGATATCTTCAGAAGTGGATGAAATGAGAGATCGTATCATACAACTATTTGAAGACGCAAAGCAGAAATTTATTACTGAAGCAAGCGAATTAAAAACTGCTGAAACTAAAACAATTGGGAATAAACGTGACGCCTCGTCCAAAGTTAAGGACGAAATAAGTAAAGTTTTGTCGATGTGTTCTGTCGTTTTAGAGAACGGAACGCCCAgtcaacaatatatttattcgGACAGTATCAAGGAGAAACGTAAAACAATTGAATCAATCATATATGACCAAAGAAAGATTAAAGATGCATCAACAGTTACAGTGTCTTTTCAAAAGAGCTGA